The Elgaria multicarinata webbii isolate HBS135686 ecotype San Diego chromosome 4, rElgMul1.1.pri, whole genome shotgun sequence genome contains a region encoding:
- the GJB7 gene encoding gap junction beta-7 protein, producing the protein MAWGFFRDLLSGVNKYSTGIGRIWLAIVFIFRLLVYVVAAEHVWKDEQKEFECNIKQPGCENVCFDHFFPVSQVRLWALQLIMVSTPSLLVVLHVAYRENREKRHKTKLYKDPGSMDGGLLCTYLISLLSKTGFEIGFLFLFYKLYGGFNVPRLVKCDMSPCPNTVDCYISKPTEKKVFLYIVLVTSCLCIVLNVIEFSYLVFKYSIKCCFRRYFKKVQDSKREQKKLNSMDDNRTTFELGNDSAGIFIQGDERNLPTCQCEE; encoded by the coding sequence ATGGCTTGGGGATTCTTCCGAGATCTCCTAAGTGGAGTGAATAAATATTCAACAGGAATTGGCAGAATCTGGCTGGCTATTGTATTCATATTCCGCCTGCTTGTCTATGTTGTGGCTGCAGAACATGTCTGGAAAGATGAACAGAAAGAGTTTGAATGTAACATTAAGCAACCTGGCTGTGAAAATGTCTGCTTTGATCACTTCTTCCCAGTTtcccaggtgaggctctgggcctTGCAACTGATTATGGTCTCCACCCCGTCACTTCTTGTTGTTCTCCACGTTGCCTATCGAGAAAACAGAGAAAAGAGACACAAAACGAAGCTGTATAAGGACCCAGGAAGTATGGATGGGGGATTGCTGTGCACCTATCTCATCAGCCTCCTTTCCAAAACAGGATTCGAAATTGGtttcctctttttgttttacAAGCTGTATGGTGGATTCAACGTGCCCCGTCTTGTGAAATGTGACATGAGTCCATGCCCCAACACTGTTGATTGCTACATATCCAAGCCTACTGAGAAGAAAGTCTTCTTGTATATTGTATTGGTGACATCCTGCTTATGTATAGTCTTAAATGTCATCGAATTCAGCTATTTGGTTTTCAAATACTCCATCAAATGCTGTTTCAGGAGATATTTCAAAAAAGTTCAAGATTCCAAACGTGAACAAAAAAAGTTAAATTCTATGGATGACAATAGAACCACCTTTGAACTTGGCAATGATTCGGCCGGTATCTTTATCCAAGGAGATGAAAGAAACCTGCCCACCTGTcaatgtgaagaataa